Below is a window of Vulpes vulpes isolate BD-2025 chromosome 5, VulVul3, whole genome shotgun sequence DNA.
aaaaataaataaagctagtcctttttaaaaaaaaaaaaaattagggatgcatgggtggctcagcagttaagtgccttcggcccagggcgtgattccagggtcctggaatcaagtcccacattgggctccctgcagggagcctgcttctccctctgcctgtgtctctgcctctctctctgtgtctctcatgaataaataaataaaaatttcaataaataaatatctaaaaaaactaaaaataaaattaagtaatctctgcacccagtgtgaggctcaaactctcaaccccaagatcaagagtcacatgctataaCCAccgagccagccagccaggcacccccaataaAGCTGGTCCTTGCACAAGGTGTTAACTATACACACCAGAACTGGGAACAGGAAGGCCAGCCAAGtgtggaagggggagggaggtggcaTGGCAGGGAAGACTCTGAATCTAACCTAAGCCTGGCAGGAAGGGTGAAGTAGATAGGAACCAAGGCTTGGTGATGTTGAAATCCTCGCTGGCACCTGCCAGTTTCCTTCCTACTTCCTATAGCTGTTATTGATAGAGGGTGCTTGTTCCATTTTTTTGGCCACGTTGTGAGTCCTTTGAGAAGTAAAATGTCCCCACTCCCCAGCATTGTGTCTTGCCTGACCTCGCCCCAATTCTCAAACAAACCCTCCCAATCCAAGGGGTGGCACATCCAAGCCCAGCCCCAGGCATTGGACGAGTACTGGTCTATGGCTCCATCTGCTGGTGATCCTGGGAACTGAGGCTGCCCAGACAGGATCCTTACTGAGAAGGAAGCTAAGGGATAGGTTGAGAGATCTGGGCCTTCCCCCTCAGGAAAGAGAAACACAGGGCAGTGAAACATATAAGAAGCCTTTAATTTCATCACCATAAACATTATACTCTGATTGCTCACatacagtataaaatatttactccactaaataaataagacataacATTATTGCAAACGGCACTTAAACCCCCAAGAGATAAGACCTCCTTAGCCTAGGCAGGGGGTACTCCTGAGTTTCTGTGCGAGATTCCCCAAGCACAGATATGCCCTGGGGGCTGAGACGAATAAAAGCTTGAGCCAGAGCCACACTCTGTGTGTCTGGTCCTGCAACAGCCCAAAAGAGGGATGTGGAGCCAGTGGGGGAAAGGGGTGGGTGGCTCCTTCATCAGCCTAGCCctagagagagcagaggggagtagagggtgggaggcaggctgagccaagaggggagaggaggctAGGGAGGCAGCTGAGACCTGGAGCCCCACCTCCACCTAtgtccccagctcccccagccttGGGTAACAAGATTTGGGATATCCACTGGGTAAACAGGGCTTCCAAGTTCCCGGGTTAGGCAGTTCTGGGGCCAGACCAATCACCCAGGGGAAGACAATTCTGGCAATGCTCAGCCTAATAAACCAGCCATCTCTCAGGCCCATTGGGGAAATCACCTCTCAGAAACCAAGATGGCAGAGCTGGGAATTGATTCCTCTCTActtagttaaataaataagttaaatatttaaaggcCTGTGCCCCTATGATGGCAACACAGGAGCAAACAAGCCATGTCCTGATAAAATGTGGCAGTGGGGGAAAAGTAGAAAGGCAGTGCTAGGCAGCCAGGTGGCTTCCTTTCTCCCCACCAGACTTTTACCCACAAATAACTTCCTTCTCACATCCTGCAGAGAAATTTCACACTAGAAACTTCCACGCAAGAGCAACATCGAGGGAATCTAAGGGATAAGGGGTTTGGAGGGGAGAGACCAGGTGGTTTACTCAGCTCTCCAAATCCCTTCACTGGGTATGTCTTGACACTGGCTGTGAGCCTTAAGGGCCTGGGTAATGCCCCTAGAGTCTTGCATTCCAGTGCACGGAGCCAGTGAAATGCCCCACCCTTCTGGCCTGCCTGTAGAAGTCCAGACTGAAGCCTGTGCGGACCAACACTCAGCCAGCCCTGAAGATGAGGGAAGCCCCAGGCCCCTACCTGTGCCACTCGGCACCTTGTCACCACGGGGTGGCAGCAGAGAGCCATGCCACATTGGCAGCAACAGACCCTggcaggtgggggagcaggggtgcGGGCCTGGCCCTAGGAGGCTACCTGGGGATgcgctgggggggtggggggcaggccagGACCCAGGGAGGCAGGCCCGTCCTCAGTGGGTCAGAAGTACTCTACACTGAGTATTTGGCCAAGTCGCTCTTGTCAAATACTACCTGTGTAGCAAAATAAATGGCCACCAAACCAAGGCCCACAGCCGACACCATGTAGGCAGTGACAGACTGGCTGAGCTGAACAATGGAGCCCATAAACAAGGACGGAGCCACCTGGGACAGCAGGAAGGCACTGTCCAGGATGGCAAGGTCCAGGCAGATGCCCCGGCCCGGAATGCCTCTGGCCTCGGGCGGCTCGCCCACCACCACACGCATGGAGACATCACAGGCAGAGGCCCCGCATAGcacaggtggaggtgggaggaggctgcTGCCTCCAGCACCCATGTGTCCATTGGGGAAGGGCGATCCGGTCTTGGGGCCCGATGGAAAGCTGGTCATCAGGCTGTCCTCGCTGGCACCGCTTCCAGCATCTCCTCGGTATTTGGGCAGGAAAACCTGGGGAATGGGGCAGAAAAATGGCAACAAGGATAGGTAGGTACCCAAGCATTAGGATCCCAGCTCCGAGAACAGATCCCGGCTTGGGAGAAACCAGGCAACCGGCCTTAATGACACCTGTGCAGCAGGTGAAAGCCAAGAAAGCCAAGCAGACCCTCCTTGGTCTAGTTAGGACTCTCCGCAGGGGCAGGGGATGAGGAGGGGACaaatctgaaaccaagagtctagaTCTCCTCTAGCCTCTCCTGGAACCAGAAGTGGCAGGCAAGCTCCTTCTACAAGTCAGAAAGAGAACAGGAACAGGACCCCAGGGTAAAGAAAAAAGCCAGAGTGAGGAGAGGTGATGAGTGAGAGAGACGTGTCAGAACAGAGGAACAAAACCCAAAGGCGGGGCCCCTGGTGACCTGAACCCACACACAGGCTCTCCTAAGCCTCCTacttcctgccccccaccattTTGCCTTGGGAAATCCTTCTCGACCTCGCAGAGAGAGGCTCTGCTCCCACGTGGTCCCAGGCCTACTGTGAGGTCCGTGGTCCCAGATGAGGGCAGGGAAGGTCCAGCAGACTCAGCCTGCAGGACGAGAGGAACAAGAGGAATCTCCCAGACTCCTATCGCCCAGCCATGCTAATGCTGAAGCCCTTCTTCCTATGCACCTGCCCCTGCTCAGAACCTCCTGCTTAAGGACGGGGCCAGAATTCATCCCCCACTGTCCCTGGGCCAGCTAGTGCCTTACACAGAAAGATTCTCGAGTTTACTGCACTAGAGCCGGGACCCATGGCAGAGCTCAAAAGGAAAGCCGACAGCTCTTGGTACAGCCAGGAGGCAAGGCAAGTACAGACAGTGTATAGTGCCAAGGGTGCCATCAACTGCTGCTTGGAATGGGCCTATGGGACCTGTCCTCCCTGCCTGCCACCCCTGGAAAGACCAGTGAGGCTGGAGCCTCAAGAGGCCCCTAGGGATACACATGCTCCTCTGTCGGAGGGGAGGACCAGCCCCAGCATGTTCCCTGGCATGAGTCTATATGACCCAGCCTGGCCTCCAGAcaccagcccccaggccccagcccccaaCTGGGGCAGCAGAAGAATAGAAGCTGACGAAGGTTATCAGTGTGCTGACAGGGGTCTCAGGGACCAGGCCACCCCAACCAAAACCCTGGCCTCTCCCTCcacacaccccacccctgcagctACCTATTCAATTAACCACCTTCCTAGCTAGGCATATCTCTGCTACATCATTCATGTCCTACAAGGGGCAGACATACATCTTCCCTACGATCtggaagctccatgagggcaggccTGCATCTCCTCCCTCAGGACACCCCAGCTTCTTACCCACTGGGCAGAGCTCTGCACCCAGGGCTGTAGCTGGCTGAGGCCAGTGAAGGGGATGCAGGTGACCACACAGCTTTGGTCAGGAGACTTCCCACGGAACAGGGCCCCTGGAGGAGCTGGTTAGTGTGGGGCCAAGCAGGAAGGAGGCCCCCCAACTTACAGCAGCCAGGAGAGCGGTGTCAGGTATGCCAGGCTCAGAGATCCAccgtgggggcaggggaaggggacgGAGACAAAGATgtgaggcaggaaaagaaaagagagaattaggtagaaaaagaagataaaccaGAAAGAGAAGGGGTAGTGTGGAGCCTTCCCCATCTTGGAGACCAAGGCAGGGCATGGGTCAGTAGCAATGCCCCTCCCTGAACAGAGAGCTGCTGCCACACCAAACCACCCCCACTCCGGCTGCTGAGGCTAGGTGCCCAGAGGTCATGTGCCGCAGCCCCTGCCTCCGCCTGTGGAGCAACCCAGCCCGACTGAGGGCCTCCGCTGGCCTGCCTCTTCAGGATACCCAAGGAAGGATTGGGCATTTCCTGCAATCATCCACTCAAGTGCTCTGGAGTCCTGACACCAGGAAGTCATTCCCAGAATCTAATCTACACCCTCCTTCCGCAGCCCACGTCTCCGGCCCTGGGCTACACCAGCTTCCTCTCCAGTCAAAGGACTAGCCAGCGGCTGGGACCgggctgggctgctgggctgcCCTCCGCCCCCTCCACCCAGCGGCCAGCACGAGTACCTGCTTCTCGCGGTGGTAGAGGGACGCCAGCGTGTAGGGCAGGATCTGCAGGGCGGAGAAGGTGAACCCGGTGAGGGCGGCCGACGCGGTCACCACGGCCACGCTGCGGGACAGGCACATGGTGCCGGCAGCCACAGGGAAGGCCACCACGCTGGCCAGATAGACGGCCCGGGTGCCGAATCGCTGCACCAGCCGGTCCATGAccagagagaagagcagggagACGGTGCACTGCAGGAACAGCCCCAGGCTGCCCATCCGGACCCctgtgggtggggcagaggagggagtcAGGCCCCAAGCAGGCGGAGGCCGGTGCAGCCTGGGAAAGGCTCAGGCCTGCGGGCACCTGCCATCTGGAACTGCTGCGAACCGGACCTGTGTCCCGCGGTCCACACCCCCTCGCCCTTAGCAAACCAAGCCTGTGCTCTAACGCGGCCCTTAGACAACACGGCCAAGCCTTCGGCTAAGGACAGAGGAAGGTGTTctcaggggtgtgggggggcctCAGCCGGTGCTCAGCCACCAAGGAGGGTGAGGGGAAACACAGAGGGCTCCGCCATCGGCTCCATGTCCACGCTCCGTGCGCGAGCTCCGTGTGCCCGAGTGGAAGGTCTGGGGCCAGGGACCGCGGAAAGTCAACAGGGGGAGCAGAGGGCGCACTGAAGCTCGGCCAGGCAGACCTGACACCCAGCCTCAGCTCCTCTACTACCCCTGGACCTTACCGAAGCTTCCGAAGCTTCGCCTTTTTCTGTCAAACTGGGGCAATGACTCTGAGTAAACGCCCTGCAGCCGCCCAAGGTGCTATTGCTATGGCAGGCAGAGCGGCCCGGCACCCTGGGGACCTTGTGCACAGACCTGAGCCCAGGCACACAGCTACCAGCCCGCCCCAACTGCAGGCCTCCCCTGGGCTGGAGGGATCTCCCCCggcagcctcctccctgccctccagcacTGCAGCCTTACCCTCATCATAGTGTCTCCGGGCCTCGGTCCCCGGCTCAGCCCTGGGCACACCCTGGTACAGCCCCTCGCCCACAAAGTCCGTGTAGAAGAGCGTGAAGGTCATGAATGCCATCCAGCTGCACAGCTCGGCCACAAAGAGTCTGCGCAGGGTGCGGGGCACACGGCAACACAGCTGGTGCAGCCGGGGAAACAGGGCACCCAGGTTCCGGAAAGCCGGGCGGGCATGGCAGGGGCAGCAGTGTGGCACTGGGGGGACCGCCAGCCCCTCCGTGGGCTCGGTCGGACCCAGCGCTGCCTCCTCGGCCACAAACAGTGTGGCTGTCACGCAGGTGAGGAAGATGAGGGTGAGCAGGCCAAAGAGGCACTCCTCCTGAGTGCCCAGGTAAGGGGCCAGGGCGCTGGTGTCCCAGTCGATGGCGGGCAGAAGGTAGCCCAGGCAGCCCCCAAGGCTGATCATGAAGGCATAGACGGAGAAGGCCTGGCGGCAGTGGTCTGGGTCCCGGAAGAGGTCAGAGAGCAGGGCCTCCAGTGGAGTGAAGCATACCTGGCCACAGAAGTCTAGCAGCCCCACACCCAGGATCAGCAGCGCCAGCTCCAGGGGCCTGGTATCTGGGCACAGCAGCCccgccagccagccagccctcgGGATGAGGAAGAGGCTCAGCAGGACGCCCAGGGACAGCGCCCAGATGAAGGGCCTCCGGCGACCATAGCGCCCACGCCAGTGGTCACTGGCTGAGCCCAGGAGTGGGACCGAGACAAGGCCCAGCACTGGACCGATGCCTGCAGGAAGGACAAGTAGTGATGAGCCAGAGGCTGGGGCCCCAAGGGGCTGTGGGGAAGGGGACCAACCTCCTGGGGAAGGATGGAAATGATCATGATCCTGTCACAGGCAAAGCCTTCGGTGCTGGACATACTGCGGAGTTTGTCACACACACTCTAGTTTAGTCCTTGCAGCTAGGATCACTAATGCCCCATCTGCATTCAGATGGGTGAACTGATGCCCAGAACAACTgcacaggcactgaggtggggcAAGAGGGGTAGTTTCTAAAgggagtctgactccagagcctatgATCCCAGGAGCCACCCCATGGTGACCATTTGCCTTCTATGGCTTTTGCAAAACACCATCTGCAGTCAAGAGCCCAGCCCGTGCTCTAGGGGTAAGAAAGAGCCCCAGCTGGGAGACCCTGATCCTACTAATCAGTAGCCAGCCTTCTGGCCTGGCTAAGTCACCCAACCACGTCTCAGCCTCCAttacctcctctgtgaaatgggggacCTCAAAGTttgttgcaaagattaaatgcATAACAGATATAAATTAGAAAAGGCTAAGCAATGGTGAAGAGCAGTGTCTCCTATGCGCCAGGCATTGTGTAGGGGCCCGGGGTATTGTGACCATGGAACGACCCCATGCTCTTTtcccattgccccccaccccagcccacgtCACCCCACTGTCACCCCTCTCCCAGCAATGCCCACCCACCCACTGGCTCCATAGGCTCAGGACCAGCAGGCAGCTACCTCTCCTTCTTTGGGCAGAGGCACTGTTGCCCTGCTTCCTGGGTGTCCTGTATCTGGAACAGGAGGTTAGGAAGGTGTGGCGACTCACCTAGCACCATGGTCATGAACTTCTCTTCTACCCCCACTTCCAGCAGCAAAGGTGGCACGTAGGTGATACCTGCAGCCAGGCACACCTCCAGGCCGAAGGTCAGCAGGTTGACCAGCAAGAGCTGGGCTTTCCGATGCCGCAGCAGGCGGCTGGCCCACAGCCTCTGGACCATGGTAGGCCAGGCAGGGTAGGCTCCGGCCCCTTCACACACTCCTCCACTGCTGTGTCTCAGCCCTGCTCCAGACGCCCAGGCCTCTCCTCCTTGCTGCCACCGACTGTCCCGGCCTCAGCCACCAGCCCATTTCTGCCAGCCTTCCGTGCAGGTCCAGCGCCTCAGCCCATGCTAAATGCCTGTTGCCATGGGGTGTCTTGGCGGGGACATAGCTCATCACTCAGATCCTAAAAGGCCAGGGACAATCCAACACAGAGTGTTAAATCCTGGGAACCAGGCATCCAGGATTTGCTCTTAGTTCCCTGAATCCTGTTCACTCCCAGGCTGACGGTGTGGCTGTGCCACCCCCTACTGCCAATCAGGAAATGCATGTTAATATTAGCCTAAGGCTGACATAACTAATAAggtaaatatgatttttaaaccTCAGCATACTCCAGAGCCAAAGAGATGtcagtttttctctgttttggagTATCTTTGCCATTGCTCTTGCCTGCTggtatggaaaaaaggaaaaaaaaaaaaatcaaaccaactGAATTCCCAGTTTCCCCAGGCTCTGTTATCAAGGTGCCTCTGGAGAGACCCTCTGCCAGGcctggtttgtttgcttttctctccacTTCCCAAAGCTGGGCTGTTCAATCCCCCTTTGTTA
It encodes the following:
- the SLC45A3 gene encoding solute carrier family 45 member 3, with protein sequence MVQRLWASRLLRHRKAQLLLVNLLTFGLEVCLAAGITYVPPLLLEVGVEEKFMTMVLGIGPVLGLVSVPLLGSASDHWRGRYGRRRPFIWALSLGVLLSLFLIPRAGWLAGLLCPDTRPLELALLILGVGLLDFCGQVCFTPLEALLSDLFRDPDHCRQAFSVYAFMISLGGCLGYLLPAIDWDTSALAPYLGTQEECLFGLLTLIFLTCVTATLFVAEEAALGPTEPTEGLAVPPVPHCCPCHARPAFRNLGALFPRLHQLCCRVPRTLRRLFVAELCSWMAFMTFTLFYTDFVGEGLYQGVPRAEPGTEARRHYDEGVRMGSLGLFLQCTVSLLFSLVMDRLVQRFGTRAVYLASVVAFPVAAGTMCLSRSVAVVTASAALTGFTFSALQILPYTLASLYHREKQVFLPKYRGDAGSGASEDSLMTSFPSGPKTGSPFPNGHMGAGGSSLLPPPPVLCGASACDVSMRVVVGEPPEARGIPGRGICLDLAILDSAFLLSQVAPSLFMGSIVQLSQSVTAYMVSAVGLGLVAIYFATQVVFDKSDLAKYSV